The DNA sequence GCACGGAGCCCGAGCTGCTGGTGGCCCACGCCTACACCCGCTACCTGGGCGACCTGTCTGGGGGCCAGGTCCTCAAGAAGATTGCTCAGAAGGCCCTGGACCTGCCCAGCTCCGGCGAGGGCCTGGCCTTCTTCACCTTCCCCAATGTTGCCAGCGCCACCAAGTTCAAGCAGCTCTACCGCTCCCGCATGAACTCTCTGGAGATGACCCCCGCGGTCAGGCAGAGGGTGGTCGAAGAGGCCAAGACGGCGTTCCTGCTCAATATCCAGGTGAGGGTCTGGCAGCCTCGGGTGGCCGCTGCCTCTTGCAGCCGTGCCTCTCTGGGTAACTTCTCTTATTGtaggggagggggatgggggtcTATATCACTAAAGTCCCTCCAGCGCTGCCTGGCACAGGGGAAGCCCTCAAACATTAGCTACTGTCCTCACAGGCATGAGACTCCCAGTGAGAGCATCACTGTCTGCCAGCAGTCTGTGGCTACATGTAAGTCATGTGCAGTAGTGTGTAGCCAGGTTGGCACTGCCGGGGTTACAGGTGCTGGAGACACAGCTTCTACCTTCCAGGGACTCTCAGTCCAGCCAGGGATGTAGTTTACATTTTTCTACAAGCGCCCCAAATCCAGGGGGAAGATGGAGTTTGAGCAAGGCCTTGAAGGATGAATGCCTGGGCAGAGGTGGAGGGGTGGGTTTTCTTCTAACCAGAGAGTTAGTGCTCTCGCCCTTCCCACCACCTGGAGGCGCCCGGGGAGCTGGGGCTCTGGCTCACGCCCTCCCAGCTCCTTACCCCAGCCTTGCATCGCACCTGTGGTGGAGCAAggccctcccctccacccccaccccctaaaTCCAATCAATCCTCCAAGAAAAACTATGTCTTTCAGAGAATATAGTCAAAAGAACAGGGGATTTGGAGTCAGAGCCCCTCTGAGCCCTGGCTCTTGGTGCCTGACCTCTGGGTTAGTCTCAGGAAAGTCATGGAACCTCTGGGAGCtgccatttcctcatctgcaaaaccaGGCTAATAAATACCATTCGACATCCATTCACCCAAGGATGAGTCTCACAAATACAAATTCGAGTGAAGAAGCAGCCACAGAAAGCGTGCATGGACTAGGATACCCCTTATATATTGTTTCAGAACAAGCAACACAGCGCTTTGCATAAGGCCAGGACTAAGGGCACGAATAGCCACGGTGAACTCTAAATCCGGGAGGGCTGTtactggagggcagggaggagcaggccAGGGGCGCCAGCTGTGCTTGGAGCACCTTATCTGTTACGGTGGGTGAAAGGGCCAGGAATGCTCAGTATTTTCCTTACGAGTTCCAAAGTATTTCATAAGAAAAGTTGGAGTTGTACCTTCAGCTGGGGCCTGGCAGCATCTCTCACTGAGATGGGCCTGTGTGTCTTTTgccttttagctctttgaggagtTGCAGGAGCTGCTGACTCCGGACGCCAAGGATCAGAGCCCCTCCAAGGACCAGAGCCCCCCGAAGGCAGCGGGGCTCCACTGGCGGGCCCACAGCAGGGCGCAAGGTGAGGGCTCCCGTCGGAGGGGGACGTAGCCTGGCTGGATGTCTCTAGTATCTCTACTCTCTTGTGTCCTCTGAATGTTTTATGTGAGAAGTAGAGTGCAGGCAAAAGGGCCTGGGCCAGCCTTCAGCCTGTGGCTCTGGGCAAGCCGTGAGATTTCTccacacctcagtttccccacctggcAAATCCAGGGAGGTTGAGCTAGTTGTAGTTCATTGGCTCAACAGTGCACAAGAACCCCTCAGAAGTCATGGGCAACCCCCTCCCCGCCACACTTAATTTAGACTCCCTTTAGGCCCTTTGAAGGTTGCTGAGCAGGCCCCCTGATGTGGCCAGAGTCAGGGCACCTGTTTCAGCTGTTAATCCACTGCAGGAATACGTGTCCCTTCTGAGTCTTATGTGTCGGTCCCTCCCTCACGTGCCTCAGAGAGCGATCAAGGCTGTGGCTGTAGTGAGAACATCTGGGAAACGTCCAAAAAGACCAAAGTGCTCCACAAAATGTACCTTCACCAGGCCTAATACACTGTGGGAAGGAGTGTGGCTTTGGGGGCAGGTGGGAACCCATTGGCAGGTTACTTTGGGCCTTCTCTCTGAGTGCCACCTTAAGCCACCTGGCCTGTGGCTTTCCACCCATGCCAGGGCCACATGGACCCTTCTGCTGGTGCATTGTGCCTAGGAGGGTTGGAATGTGGCCAGTCTTGATGGGACTGGCTACCTGGTGGGGTGAGGGGACTTTGCCCATAGGCAGCAGTTCTTGAAGTGTGGTACCCTGGGGTGGGGGTCTGTGAGGTCAAAGTTATCTTTATACTCTTACTACTACTTTTTGGCCTTTGTTTACTCCTACTTTGTTGTGAATGCGTGTTGGAGTTCTGCAAAGGTGACATGGCATGTGGTGACCTCTCGTGGATCTGATGGCTCCTGGAATGTGTGCCCGTGTGTTCTTGTGTGTGAAGAAtttcttgcttttaatttctgACATGGTCATTAGCAATAGCTATACTTGCACAAGGAAAAGCTCTTCTGGATAGATAATTGGTCACCTTTGAGTATGAAGTAGTCCTGAGACCCAAAAGTGTGACAACTGGTCCCCAAGTGCATCAAAAGGAAACTTTAATACGAACAACAGTGTAAAATGCAGCGGGGCACCTGCCTGCTTGTATTCCCCACAGCTGCGACCCTGGGCCACCAAGCTGGGGGCCCTGCTTCCTCCCAGGGAGCCCCTCTCGCAGATGCCCAGGGTGGAGCTAGGATCCAAACCCAGctggtctggctccagagtcctcCCCGGGCTCTGTCCCACTTCTAGGAACCCAGAGAACACCTACTCTGTGCCCGAGGAGGTGGAGACGGCCCCCCCACCCAGATCGCACGGCTGGCTCTGGCCTGTCACGTGTAAATGAATTTGGATTTTGACCTCAGAGCTCTGGCCTTCTAGCTCCTGCCCCATGACCACCGTTCTGAGAAACCTTCTGAGTCTGACGTGAGGATTTACAGCTCAGACCTATTGGCCAGTAAAGCTTAAGGGGAGGGCCTTCCCGATAGCGGGAGGAAGTGTGAAAACTATGGCTAGGGCCTGAGGACGTTCTCACAACGTGGCCGGCTGAACGTGCGAGAATGGGCAACCGGGAGAATTAGTAAGCTCCCCGTCTGTGAAGGTATGCAAGCAGTGGCGAGAGGGCCAGCTGCCTGTGCTCTAGCAGAATCCTGGCACTGGGCAAGGATGGTGCCAGGGACACTGCAGCCCCTCTGCTGTGCTTCTGTGTGTgtcagacacccctcccccaTTCACCTGTCGTTGACCTTGCCTCTTTCTCTTTCAGACGTCACCCCCTTGGAGACTCCCAGAGGGAAGCCCCAGCTCAACGTCCTCTCCCAGGCCCCGCTCCTCCGATGGGTCCTCACACTGAGCTTTCTGGTGGTGACGGTTGCCGTGGGGCTTTATGCCATGTGAATGCATGTGTGCTGGCTCCCAGGGGCCATGAACTTTGTCCAGCGGAGGGCTTTCTTCTGGAGAGGGGCAGTCTCTTGGCTGGCTTCCTTATCTTGGGCATAGGAAGCCTTTggggccccctcccccagccctcctgctgtgtccctctctctggaaaggaggaaggagcctGTGGCATCTTCCTAACCCAAAAGCACATCCAGCCAGTGGCCTGACCTTCAGAGTGGGACGAAgggcccagccccgcccctcagCATCCTCAGTTCCTGCAGCAGAGCCCAGAAGACGTGGCCAGAAGTGGCAGCTGTCCTGAACCTCTAGACGCTCTCTAGTTTCACAGTATCCTTGTTGACATAGCCGTAATCACTTTCCCCATGAGCTATGGCAATTTTTATATAAACGTGTAAAGATGTTATGTCTTGTGTTCTTGTCTTGTTTGTGTTGGAGCCACTCTTTGTTCCTGGCTCAGCCTGAACTGTATTTTGTTGTGTTCTGTTGTTTTTATAGCAGGGTTGGGGCTGTTttctgggggctggaggggtggggagggagatgtTTAATAGCACTGTGGCCTTGGTCTCTAACTTttgtgtgaaataataaatgacttTGTCTGATAGTAACTTGCAGTGTTTTTCATGGGCTCTGTTGTCCTTGGGGAGCTGACCTCTCCCTCGCTTGTTTCTCCAATGCCTGGTGGGAGAGGTGGTGATGGTGGGCTTGGCCTGAGTTAGTTGTTTGAGCATTCTGGAGGTGAGATTTAAGCAGGTGGTGGGCGAATCATTGTGTTGAGCCTGCTTGATGGGAAACTCACCTTTCCTGAGGATGGGGTTGCCCTGTTAGGCTGAAATGAGCAGATTCTGGGATAAAATTTATGTCTCTGTCTAGTGACTCCTGGGGACAGGAGTGAGATCCCTGCTTTGAGATTAGTTACATAACCTCTTGGggctctgtttttatttcttttttatttttatttgttttggagacagagtctcgctcttttgccctggttagagtgccatggcgtcagcctacctcatagcagcctctaactcctgggcttaagcaatccttctgccttagcctcccaagtagctgggactacaggcatgctccaccatgcccagctaacgttttctatatatttttagttgtctggttaatttctttctattttttttagtagagacggggtctcgctcttgctcaggctggtctcgaactcctgacctcgagccatcctcccacctcggcttcccagagtgctaggattacaggcgtgagccaccgcacctggcctttgGGGGCTCTGTTTTATCATGTATGACATGAATATAGCGATACCCACCTTGCCTATCTGTCTTGGAAAGCAAATGAGATGCATGTTAAATGCTAACGCTGTACACTGTTAGCTTCTATGCAAGGGAGGAGACCAATGGTTAGTGATTCTTGTACTATGGGAGTCATCTCACCTATGTCATCTCTATGTTGAGGGGTGTTACCACTCTCTGAGGGTCAGGAAGGATTTCAGCCAGGTCTGTCCAGCTCTAGAACCCAAGCGTTTGCCAGTGCCCTAAGTCCTGAAAGCAATTGAAATCCTAGAAAACCCTCCACTGAAGGTGTACTGGCCAGAGCAGGGGACAAGACATTTCCTTATCTGACTAGTACCTGAGGACTGGGAGTCAGGAGATCTTTGTCCCTAGTTCTGTGTCACTAAGTCTGGAACCTTAGCCAAGTCACTTCAAGGTTCATTTTGTTCACTGGTAAATAAGAACAATACACCTACCTCCCACACCTCCCGCACCTGGTGGGAGGATCCAGTGGTAACCAAACACCAGTGTGTGCGTGgtggcatcagaatcacctggaaataCTTAACCGTTGAATCCACAGCTCCACCCTGGGAGGTCCTGATTCTGGAGACCTGGGCTGGGACTCCAGAATCAATGTTTATGAAAAGTGCCCTGGGAGATTCCAGTGTGCACCCAGGTCCAGCAGCCACTCTTTATGAGATTACGTATGCAAAGCATAGGCATTCACACAGCAGCTGCAGCTCGCCCACCCTGGGCCCAGTTCCCTCATGTGAAAGGGGCATAGATACTCATTGTAGTgcggaagggagggagggagagacggGAAAGAGAGAAACCATGTCGAATTCTAGTAAGAGAATGGCTGAATAATTTGTGTTCTATCATTTGTCAAACAAAGCCAGACACTACTAAAAGTGGTAAAGACAGATTTTAATCAGTAATAACAATTGCAGTAGGGAAAAGAGTGCAGTATGAACTGAGTTTCGGTTTGTACAGAGGTAAATgggcattttaatttctttttttctttttttctttcttttttttttttttgagacacggtctccctctgtcaccctggttagactgcagtagcatcatcagagctcactgcagcctcgaactcctgggctcaagcaatcctcctggcctcagcttcccaaatagctaggactacaggcccgtgccatcctgcctggctaatttagaacgggcattttaaagaaagattgaggccaggtacagtggcacaaccctgtaatcccagcagcaTGGGAGGCATTAAGTGggaaggattgcttcaggccacgagttcaagaccagctggggtgacacagcaagaccccatctcttttttcttttcttttcttttctttttttctttttttttttttgagacagagtctcgctctgttaccctggctagagtgctgtggcgtcagcctagctcacagcaacctcaagctcccgggctcaagcgatcctcctgcctcagcctcccaagtagctgggactacaggcatgcgccactatgcctggctattttttttttgtggagatggggtcttgctcttgctcaggctggtcttgaactcctgaactcaagtgatcctcccgcctcagcctcccagagtgctaggattacagacgtgagccacctctcccagcctcaagaccccatctctacaaaaaaattaaaaaattatctgggtatcCCACAGAGACTAGGAGATAGAGGTCACATCCTCAGGTGCCACCTGGAACAAACTGTAAAAATTTATTGGCAGCCTTGAATTTTCTTAGGCAGCCACCTTAAGGGTGGCCTGGAGCTATTAGAAACTGTTAGTGTTGGTTGGTTCACATCTTTACATTGAGGCCTAGTGGAAAAGAAGGCACAGAGGAACCCAGCTAGaatttggtcaaggagagagtctttgtcatTATATATGGAAGATTAAGTAGCTGTTAAAATAGAATGAGCTAGctctatgtctatttttttttttgagacagggtctcacgctctgttgcgtgggctagagtgccgtggtgtcagcctagctcacagcaacctcaaactcctgggttcaagcgatcctcctgcctcagcgtcccgagtagctgggactactggcacacaccatgacacctggctaattttttctatttttagtagtgacagggtctctagctcaggctggtctcaagctcctgaccccacaccttggcctcccagagtactaggattacagccatgagccaccgtgcccagccaaactCTATGTCTGTTGACTTAGACGGACGTTCATGAAGAATTAATGAGAAAAGCAAGTTTCAGattaatttggttttatttttatattctgtaaaaatacacagttgtttttttttttttttttttaagagacagggtctctgctgcccaggctggagtatggtggcctgatcatagctcactatagcctcaaactcctgggctcaagcaatcttcccacctctgcctctggagtagctgggactacaggtgcatgacaccaCATCCtgctaattaaaacaaattttttttttgtagagatggagtttcactatgttgcctaggctggtctcaaactgctggccccaagctatcctcctgcctctgcctcccaaagtgctgggattacaggcatgggccactgtgccaggcctaaaaatacacataatttaAACTCTCCCTGtaaatatatgtttgtgtgcatgtggcAAAGAGAATAGAAGGTTCTTTCCAGTTGTTCCTGTTGGGGGGtaggacagggaggaggggaggggagatggagcCTCCCATGTTGCTGCTTGAGGATTCCAGTCCGCTTTTGCCAAATCTTCCAACTTTTCAAGCTAGGTTGGAAATCTGGTCATGAATTTTCACACATTTTAAGCACtgccaaagaattaaaaatccacaattaaggccgggcgcggtggctcacgcctgtaatcctagcactctgggaggccgaggcgggaggatcctttgagctcaggacttcgagaccagtctgagcaagagccagacccctaaaaatagaaagaaagtatatgggcagctaaatatatatatatatatatatatatatatatatatataaaaattagccgggcatggtggcgcatgcctgtagcaccagctactagggaggctgaggcaggaggatcgcttgagcccaagagtttgaggttgctgagagccaaggtgatgccacggcactctactcagggccgTTAGAGTGAGactctaaacaaaacaaaacaaaccaaaaccttaaaaaaaaattacacaaaggcACCCGCAACACGCGCATGCTCGTCGCTCGGCCCCGCCCCTCCGCCATCTTTGCGCCCGCCCAGCCAAGCGCCGCCGCTTCCTTCTGGGCCAGAAGTTTCGCGCCAAATTGTTCCGCACACAAAATGGAGCCCGGAAAGAGGTGAGGCGTGACGTCATGCTCCTTGCAGCCAATCTGATTCGGCAACAGGCCCAGGAGGCGGGGCTCGTACGCTCAGACCGGCCCAATCGCTGGCCGGAGGGCCCCGGTGAACCAATAGGGGCGCAGCAGCCGTAGCGCCAGAACTCGGTCTGTAGTTTTTCCCGCGAAACTCGGCGGCGGAGCGTGGAGGTTCTTGTCTCCCCTGGTTCGTGGAGTAGGGGAAAGGAGAGGTGAGGCCAGTGGGACTGGGGAGTGGGAGCCGGCGGAAACAGCCTCACGGGGTGCTCAGCGGGTGTCAGCGTTTCGGGGCGCGGGAGGGGTGGAGCAGGGTTTCTCCTGGGGAACTGGAGTGAGGGTCCGGGAGGGCATCCGGGGTCAGCCGCACCCCTGGCTCGGAGCCGGGACACCCCGCCCCTCATTCGGGGCCGGGGACCCAGGCGTCTGAGGGGAGGGCAGTCCGGGCACCGCCCCCAGCCTGTTGCAGCTCTTTGTTCCCACGCCAGGTGCAGTGATGTCGGGCTTTGACGACCCTGGCATTTTCTACAGCGACAGCTTTGGTGGAGACACCGGGGCCGTTGAGGGGCAGGCCCGAAAATCGCAGCTGCAGAAGCGCTTTAAGGAGTTCCTGCGGCAGTACCGAGTGGGCACCGACCGCACTGGCTTCACCTTCAAATACAGGTGTGGCGCTTGTGAAACTGCTGCTTGTGGAGCTGGAGTGGGGGGCCCAGATGAAGCTCTGCCACATACCTGCACTCAGCCTTTTAGAGCCGTAGACAGTCGGCACAGATTGGCCCAGACAGGGGAAAGAGCTTGTCGGGGGTCACAGGACTCACCCCTGGTCCCCTCACCCCAGTGGCATAAGGTTTTGTATAGTTTTCACCTGAAGTTAACTTTTGAGTGAGTCACCTGTTGAGTGGGCCACCCACAATCCAGCTAGTGCCCTTTGGGCCATGTCCCTGTTCATCTGCTTCTTAATGTCCTTCTAGGTCATATCTCTTACCTTGTGCACTCCAGGTCCCTATGGGTGTAAAAGGTGGAAGTGGTAGTTATGATTTAGTTCACTCATTCGTTTATTCATTCCAGTCTTGCACTTTTATTGATTGAGCACCTGCTGCACCTAGGCACTGTTCTGGTTGCTAGGCTGTAGCATCTAAGCTGGACAAGGCTCCTGTGACATTGCGTGGAATCCTCATAGGCCAGCCTCTATCCCTCAGACCTTAAAATGCAGAGaatggcagggcatggtggctcacacctgtaatcccagcactttgggaggccaaggtgggtggatctcttgaggccaggagtttgagaccagcatgggtgacatagtgagacctctcatctttaaaaaaaaaaaaatgcagagaataTGAATTTACAGGCTCAGGATTGGGCCTGACCAGTTAATATCTGAGTGACTTACAAGTTATCTCTCTGGGCCTCGATTTCTTTGTCAGTAAAATGGGTAAAGTCATTGCTGCCTCCCATTCATGCAGCGGTTGCCacctatgtgccaaacactgagatacaaagatgaaaagacacaTACTTCTTCAGGAAGCTCATAAGTCAGGGGAGTGAGTCATGGAGaccaaaaataaattccaaggtGATAATTGCCTCAAAGGGTGAATGTAAAGGAGTTAGGGAAGGTTTCCGGAGGGGCTGAAGTTTGAGGTGACTCTTGAGCTGAGGGAAGAGTTTCAGGTGTGGAAAGCATTCTGGGTAGGAGCAGTTGTTTTGTAGAAGTATGGGGTGTCCTATAGCAAGGGGCTTTCAGGGTCAGACTGGCCATTTTATTGGTTCCTGGACATAAGGTAGAAGGGGACAGGGCCTGTGATACTGTGCGGCTAGGAGCGGACTGCATAGGTCAATGGTCCCCAAATGTGTTCTTGGGACAGTAGTCCCAGGGGATGCTCTGTACAAAGGATCTGACTGGAGGTTGATAAGACAGACGTGGTCTCTGCTGCCTTGGAGCTTCCAAGTTTGAGGTGTGTGCAAGAGtgaattaaaggctctgagaagtcctgtaaTGAAAGACTTGGTTTGCCATTTTGTGCACACTGACCTGTGTGTTGAAACATCCTTCAACTATCTTGTGGACTGCTTCCATGGAACTGTCTTTGGAGGATGCCTCTGTTGGAGGTGTGTAGCCTCTGCAGGGTTAAATAATAGAAGGACCTGGAATTAGATGTGTGTTTGGGAAGGGGAATGGTGGGGCGGGTGGCTGTGGTGTGGGCAGATTGAGGAGTGCAAGTGCACCCCAGCCAGTGTtaaatttcctcttctctgcacccttcccctcccccacctgcccactcTAGGGATGAACTCAAGCGGCATTACAACCTGGGGGAGTACTGGATTGAGGTGGAGATGGAGGATCTGGCCAGCTTTGATGAGGACCTGGCCGACTACTTGTACAAGCAGCCAACTGAGCACCTGCAGCTAGTGAGTGGGACCCCATCCTTGAGTGCCCCAGGGATGTTCTGCCCCAGGCACTAACAGCCTGtgcccttccttctccccagctAGAGGAAGCTGCCAAGGAGGTAGCTGATGAGGTGACCCGGCCCCGGCCTGCCGGCGAGGAGGTGCTCCAGGACATTCAGGTCATGCTCCAGTCGGAGGCCAGCCCTTCCAGTGTTCGTAGCCTGAAGGTGGGTCACGGACAGGCCAGTTGGAGGGTGGCGGTGGCTGTTGCATGGTGCAGAGAGCTTTGGGTACAGGCAGGGGTGGCTGCCAGTTCTATGACTCTGAGCAAGGCACTTGACTTTTCTGAGCCTGTCTCCTGCTCTGTAAAGTTAACTCACTgcacaaatgtttactgaaccTCTCTCGTGGGCAAGCCATTGAGTTGTGTCCTAGAGAAACAATGGCAAACTACAC is a window from the Eulemur rufifrons isolate Redbay chromosome 16, OSU_ERuf_1, whole genome shotgun sequence genome containing:
- the HMOX1 gene encoding heme oxygenase 1, which translates into the protein MERPQPDSMPQDLSEALKEATKEVHTQAENTEFMKNFQKGQVTRDGFKLVMASLYHIYVALEEEIESNKENPVYAPLYFPEELHRRAALEQDMAFWYGPRWQEVIPCTPATQRYVRRLHEVGRTEPELLVAHAYTRYLGDLSGGQVLKKIAQKALDLPSSGEGLAFFTFPNVASATKFKQLYRSRMNSLEMTPAVRQRVVEEAKTAFLLNIQLFEELQELLTPDAKDQSPSKDQSPPKAAGLHWRAHSRAQDVTPLETPRGKPQLNVLSQAPLLRWVLTLSFLVVTVAVGLYAM